The window CGTGGTGCTGGCCACCGGCGGTATCGGCAAGTCGTTCAAGGTGTCGTCGAACTCCTGGGAGTACACCGGCGACGGGCACGCCCTGGCGCTGCGGGCGGGCTCGGCGCTGATCAACATGGAGTTCATCCAGTTCCACCCGACCGGCATGGTCTGGCCGCTGTCCGTCAAGGGCCTCCTGGTGACCGAGGGTGTGCGCGGTGACGGCGGGGTTCTGAAGAACTCCGACGGCAAGCGCTTCATGTTCGACTACATCCCGGCGGTCTTCAAGGGCCAGTACGCCGAGACCGAAGAAGAAGCCGACCAGTGGCTCAAGGACAACGACTCCGCTCGCCGCACCCCTGACCTGCTGCCCCGCGACGAGGTGGCGCGTGCCATCAACTCCGAGGTGAAGGCCGGGCGCGGAACCCCGCACGGCGGCGTCTACCTCGACATCGCGACGCGCATGACTCCCGAGGAGATCAAGCGCCGCCTGCCGTCGATGTACCACCAGTTCATGGAGCTGGCCGAGGTCGACATCACCAAGGACGAGATGGAGGTCGGACCGACCTGCCACTACGTGATGGGTGGTATCGAGGTCGATCCGGACACCGGTGCCGCGGCCACTCCGGGCCTGTTCGCCGCGGGCGAGTGCTCCGGCGGCATGCACGGTTCGAACCGGCTGGGCGGCAACTCGCTGTCGGACCTGCTGGTGTTCGGCCGGCGCGCCGGGCTCGGCGCCGCCGACTACGTGCGGGCGCTGTCGAGCCGCCCGAAGGTCTCCGAGGAGTCCATCGAGTCCGCCGCGGAGTTGGCGCTCGAGCCGTTCAAGGGTCCGCAGGGTAGCGGTAACGGGGGAGCCAAACCGGAAAACCCGTACACCCTGCACGCCGAGCTGCAGCAGACGATGAACGACCTGGTCGGCATCATCCGCACGGACGGCGAGATCAAGCAGGCGCTGGCCAAGATCGAGGAGTTTAAGGCCCGCTACAAGAACATCGAGTCCGACGGACGGCGCGAGTTCAACCCTGGCTGGCATCTGGCCATCGACATGCGGAACATGCTGCTGGTCAGCGAGTGCGTGGCGAAGGCCGCGCTAGCGCGCACCGAGAGCCGTGGCGGTCACACCCGCGACGACTTCCCGTCGATGGACCCCAAGTGGCGGGGCACGCTGCTGGTGTGCCGGACGGCGAGCGACGACGAGGTGCCCGACGTGTCGGTCACCAAGGAGAATCAGCCGCCGATGCGCGAGGATCTGCTCGAGATCTTCGAGATCGAGGAACTCGGCAAGTACTTCACCGACGAGGAGCTGGCGCAGCATCCGGGACGGAGGACCCAGTGAGCTATCAGGCGAATCTGAAGGTTTGGCGCGGCGACGACGAGGGCGGCGGCCTGCACGACTTCTCGGTCGAGGTCAACGAGGGTGAGGTCGTGCTCGACATCATCCACCGACTGCAGGCCGAGCAGGCACCCGACCTCGCGGTGCGGTGGAACTGTAAGGCCGGCAAGTGCGGATCGTGTTCGGCGGAGATCAACGGCCGCCCGCGCCTGATGTGCATGACCCGGATGTCGACGTTTGGTGAGGCCGACACCATCACCATCACCCCGCTGCGCACCTTCCCGGTGATCCGCGACCTGGTGACGGACGTGTCGTTCAACTACGAGAAGGCCCGCGAGATCCCCGCGTTCGCGCCGCCGAAGGATCTGCAGCCCGGCGAGTACCGGATGGCCCAGATCGACGTGGAGCGCTCGCAAGAGTTCCGCAAGTGCATCGAGTGCTTCCTGTGCCAGAACGTCTGCCACGTGGTGCGTGACCACGAGGAGAACAAGAAGGAGTTCGCCGGCCCGCGCTTCCTGATGCGGATCGCCGAGCTGTCCATGCACCCGCTGGACACCCTCGACCGGCGCGACATGGCTCAGGAGGAGTTCGGTCTCGGCTACTGCAACATCACCAAGTGCTGCACCGAGGTGTGCCCCGAGCACATCAAGATCACCGACAACGCGCTGATCCCGATGAAGGAACGCGTGGTGGACCGCAAGTATGACCCGGTGGTCTGGCTCGGCAACAAGCTGTTCGGGCGAACGAAGTGAGCGGAACCGTCAAGCAGCGCGGGCGAACGAAGTGAGCGGAACCGTCAAGCAGAGCCGGCGAACGAAGTGAGCGGAACCGTCAAGCAGAGCCGGCGGGACAAGTAGGTCTTTCTGCGACGAGCGTGAATCTGCTGCGAATTTCAGGTGGTGATTTTCGGAGTGGGTTCGCGCTCGTTGGCATCCGGGGTAGCCTCGCGAGTATGGGAAGCAGCCACAGCGTCAACGAAATTCGAACCGCGATCCGCGAGCTGTCGGCCCGCGCCGAGTTGGCCCGCAAGGAGGACCGCCCGGAGGACGCCGCCGAAATCGAGCGGCGCATCGCCGCCTATCGCGACGAACTCGCCGAGCGCCCCTGAGGCCGATCGGACGGGACAGACTGGGCTAACTGCCCAGCCTGCGAAAAGTGCTGCGGTGAAAGACGATCGGCGGCACGTCGTCGTGGACCGTAATGTCGTTGATCCGCAGGATCACGATCGTGTGATCGCCAGCCGGGACGAGCTGCTCAATGGCGCTCTCCAGCCACACCGCGGTGCCCTGCACGAAGACCGCACCCGCCAGTGAGGACACCGTCTCCAGACCGGCGAACCGGTCACCAGTCTTGGCGGCCAGGGTCCGCACCGCGACGTCGTGGCTCTCGCCCAGCACGCTGATGCCCAGCACCGGCGCGCCCTGGAGTTTCGGCCACGTCTCCGAGGTGTTCTGCACACAGAACGACACCAGCGGCGGATCCAGCGACACCGGGACGAATGTCGATGCGGCCAACCCCACTCGGGTGCCAGCCACTTCGGCGGCAATCGCGATCACACCCGCGGGGAAGTGACCGAAAGCTTCACGCAGGGAGTTCGGGCTCAGGTTCGTGCTGCTCATCTCGCGCTTCTGCTCGGGGCTCGACTACTGGAAAAACCCTACGTTGCGGGGGTGGCCGACGTCACCCGTCCAGATCTCGGTGAGTGTTACTTCTCCGTGGTCCAACCACCGCTTAGGCAGTCAATGCAATGTGCGTCACAGTCGGCTTGCGCTGAAGTTACCGAGCGGTATAGTTGCGGTGTTACTGGTGGGTAACTTAGAGCCAAGTACCCAACCCGTAAGTGGCATTCTCATCGAGGAGGAACAGTGAGCCACTACAAAAGCAACGTACGTGACCAAGAGTTCAACCTTTTCGAGGTTCTCGGTGTCGACAAGGCACTGGGCCAGGGCGAGTACAGCGATCTCGACGCCGACACCGTGCGCGAGATGCTCGGTGAGATGGCCCGCCTGGCCGAGGGTCCGCTGGCAGCCTCCTTCGTCGAGGGTGACCGCAACCCGCCGGTCTTCGACCCCAACACCCATTCGGTGACCTTGCCGGAGCCGTTCAAGAAGTCGGTAAAGGCCTTCATCGACGGTGGCTGGGACAAGGTCGGCCTCAATGAAGAGCTCGGCGGCATGCCGATGCCCAAGACTCTGGTCTGGGCCCTGCACGAGCACGTGCTCGGCGCCAACCCTGCGGTGTGGATGTACGCCGGCGGCGCCGGTTTCGCCCAGATCGTCTACCACCTCGGCACCGAGGAGCAGAAAAAGTGGGCGATCAAGGCTGCCGAGCGCGGCTGGGGCTCGACCATGGTGCTGACCGAGCCGGACGCCGGCTCTGACGTCGGCGCCGGTCGCACCAAGGCCGTCAAGCAGGACGACGGTTCCTGGCACATCGACGGCGTCAAGCGCTTCATCACCTCTGCCGACTCCGACGACATGTTCGAGAACATCCTGCACCTGGTTCTGGCCCGCCCCGAGGGCGCAGGCCCGGGCACCAAGGGTCTGTCGCTGTTCATCGTGCCGAAGTTCCTCTTCGACTCCAAGACCGGCGCACCCGGCGAGCGCAACGGCGTGTTCGTCACGAACGTCGAGCACAAGATGGGCCTGAAGATCTCGGCCACCTGTGAGCTGACCTTCGGCCAGCACGGCATCCCGGCCAAGGGCTGGCTGGTCGGCGAGGTGCACGAGGGCATCGCGCAGATGTTCGACGTCATCGAGCAGGCCCGAATGATGGTGGGCACCAAGGCGATTGCCACGCTTTCCACCGGCTACCTCAACGCTCTGGAGTACGCCAAGGAGCGTGTGCAGGGTGCCGACCTGACCCAGATGACCGACAAGGCCGCGCCGCGCGTGACCATCACTCATCACCCGGACGTGCGTCGCAGCCTGATGACCCAGAAGGCCTACGCCGAGGGTCTGCGGGCGCTGTACCTCTACACCTCCACCTACCAGGACACCGCGGTGGCCAAGGCGGTTCAGGGTGTGGACGCCGATCTAGCGGTCAAGGTCAACGACCTGATGCTGCCGATCGTCAAGGGTGTCGGCTCCGAGCAGGCCTACGCCAAGCTCACCGAGAGCCTGCAGACCTTCGGTGGTTCCGGCTTCCTGCAGGACTACCCGATCGAGCAGTACATCCGCGACGCCAAGATCGACTCGCTCTACGAGGGCACCACCGCCATCCAGGCGCAGGACTTCTTCTTCCGGAAGATCATCCGCGACAAGGGTGTTGCGCTGGGCTACGTCGCCGGCCAGATCGGTGAGTTCATCAAGAACGAGTCGGGCAACGGCCGCCTGAAGACCGAGCGCGAACTGCTGGCCAAGGCGCTGGAGGACGTCCAGGCCATGGCGGCCTCGATGACCGGCTACCTGATGGCCGCGCAGGAGGACGCCTCGTCCATCTACAAGGTGGGCCTGGCCTCGGTGCGCTTCCTGATGAGCGTCGGCGACCTGGTCATCGGCTGGCTGCTGCAGCGTCAGGCTGCGGTTGCCATCGCGGCTCTCGACGGTGGTGCCACCGGTGCCGACCGCTCGTTCTACGAGGGCAAGATCGCCGTCGCCTCGTTCTTCGCCAAGAACTTCCTGCCGCTGCTGACCAGCACGCGTCAGGTGATCGAGACGATCGACAACGAGATCATGGAGCTCGACGAAGCGGCCTTCTAAACCATCAAAGCGCAACGGCCCCGGGACCTTTCGGTCTCGGGGCCCCGTTGGCGTTTCGTCAAGACCTGGGTGTGCGCTGGCGGTGGGCGGTACCGTCAGACCGGTTCGTGGCCTTGGCCACCCCGCCGGCGACGGCCGCACGGAGCGAGTGCACCGGCGCGGCGGCCAACTGCGGACTGGGCTGCGCGCCGCGGACCGCCGACACCGGATGCGACGGGCGTGTCCGCGCCTGCCGTGGCTGGGGATCGGCGTACCCCTGGTCGATGATCGGACGCAGCGGCGCGTCGATCTGGTCGACGACGGCGTTGGGCGCCCCCAACTGGCGCAACGGCATGGTCAGCGGCAGTTGCTCGGTCGGGACGCGGTAGATCGTGGTGGTGCCCTGCTGGCTGTTGGTCGTGGTGGTGATGTCCTCGGGGGCAACCGTGGACAGGTCCGCGTTCTGGGCATACGGGTGGACGTACGCGGTGCCCATGAGCGCGTTCAGGTCGGTCAACAGGTTCAAGGGCTGCTTGATGGGATCGGGCCGGCGTGTAGTTGAAACCGGGAACATAGATGCCCTGCAACGCCCGCCCCAGACCGAAGTTCGGGTCGGCGATCAGGATGAAGGTGGTGTCGGAGGGGATGCTGGGGTCGTTGTTCAAGTCGACCTCGGCCTGCTGCACCACCATCGCCCCCTGCGAGGCGCCGATGATGACCATCGGCCCCGCGGTGTTCTTGGCGGCCGTCTCCAGCCTTGTGGTGCCGATTCCCATCGACTCGCCGAGAGTCGGGTCGAACGGCCCGGTGATCGGCCAGATCGACCCCGGATAGTCGATCGTGGTCAAGGGGTCGTTCTTGTAGGCGCCGCCGAGCAATTGATCGGACGTACCGAAGGTGCCGTCAGCAACCAGTAAGAAAACGAATCCCCGTGCTCCTCGCCGGCGCTGCTGCCAGCCACGGGCGACGGCCCCCTGCCAGGGCAGAAAGCGTACTAGCGGGAGAGTCAACCACAACAGCCACGTCGATAGGAGACCATTTTCAGGTCCTCGGGCCGGACTCCGTGTCAACATGACCCGAAGAACGAGGATGCTCCGTGTTGTCGTCGGGTCGGGGGGTCAGACGGCAACACGGAGCTATCCGATACATCGAGTACCCGACCGAGCGCGTTACAAACTCGCGAAAGCCTGTTTTTCGCGAATTTTCAGGCCTCTAGAATCGCCGTCACGCCCTGGCCGCCGGCAGCGCAGATCGAAATCAGTCCGCGCACCGGCCGACCGGTCTCGGCCTTCTTCTCGGCGAGCTGCTTGGCCAACTGAGCGACGATGCGGCCGCCGGTCGCGGCGAAGGGGTGGCCTGCAGCCAGCGAGGACCCGTTGACGTTGAGCTTGGACCGATCGATGCTGCCCAGCGCCGCGTCGAGACCAAGACGTTCCTTGCAGTACTCCTCGGACTCCCAGGCCTGCAGGTGTGCGAGCACGACCGATGCGAAGGCTTCATGAATCTCGTAGAAGTCGAAATCCTGCAAACTCAGGCCGTTGCGCGCCAGCAGTCGCGGCACCGCGTAGGTGGGTGCCATCAGCAGGCCGTCGGCGCCGTTGACGTAGTCCACCGCGGCGGTCTCGGAGTCCACGAAGTAGGCCAACGGGGTCAATGAATGTGATTCGGCCCACTCCTCGCTGGCCAGCAGGGCCACCGAGGCGCCGTCGGTCAGCGGCGTGGAGTTACCCGCCGTCATGGTGGCGTCGCCGTTCTTGACGCCGAACACCGGCTTGAGCTTGGCCAGCTTCTCGGCGCTGGAGTCCGCCCGCAGGTTGTTGTCGCGGTAGACGCCCAGGAACGGGGTCACCAGGTCGTCGAAGAATCCCCGGTCATAGGCGGCGGCCATGTTGCGATGGCTGGCTGCGGCCAACGCGTCCTGATCGGTGCGCTTGATGCCCATCTGCTTGGCGGTGATTGCCGCGTGCTCGCCCATCGACAGGCCGGTACGCGGCTCGCCGTTGGCGGGAATCTCCACACCAAGGGCGGCGGGCAGCTTGCCGATCAACCTCAAGCGCTCGACATTGGACCTGGCCCGGCGCAGCCCCAGCAGGGTGCGGCGCAGGTTGTCGCCCAGCCCGATCGGCGCGTCGGAGGTGGTGTCGCCGCCGCCGGCGGCGGCGACCTCATAGCGGCCCGCGGCGATCCCGTCGGCCGCGGCGATGGCAGCCTGCAATCCCGTGCCGCAGGCCTGCTGAAGGTCGATGGCGGGGGTGTAGGGCGACAGTGCGCTGCCCAGAACGCTCTCGCGCATCAGGTTGAAGTCCCGGCTGTGCTTGACGACCGCACCGCCGATCACCGCGCCGAGGCGCTCGCCGGCAAGGCCGAACCGGTCCACCAGGCCGTCGAGT is drawn from Candidatus Mycolicibacterium alkanivorans and contains these coding sequences:
- a CDS encoding fumarate reductase/succinate dehydrogenase flavoprotein subunit; its protein translation is MTVEVERHSYDVVVIGAGGSGLRAVIEARERGLKVAVVCKSLFGKAHTVMAEGGCAAAMRNVNTKDSWQVHFGDTMRGGKFLNNWRMAELHAQEAPDRVWELETYGALFDRTKDGRISQRNFGGHTYPRLAHVGDRTGLEIIRTLQQKIVSLQQEDKAELGDYEARIKVFHECAITELIKDGDKIAGAFGYWRETGKFILFEAPAVVLATGGIGKSFKVSSNSWEYTGDGHALALRAGSALINMEFIQFHPTGMVWPLSVKGLLVTEGVRGDGGVLKNSDGKRFMFDYIPAVFKGQYAETEEEADQWLKDNDSARRTPDLLPRDEVARAINSEVKAGRGTPHGGVYLDIATRMTPEEIKRRLPSMYHQFMELAEVDITKDEMEVGPTCHYVMGGIEVDPDTGAAATPGLFAAGECSGGMHGSNRLGGNSLSDLLVFGRRAGLGAADYVRALSSRPKVSEESIESAAELALEPFKGPQGSGNGGAKPENPYTLHAELQQTMNDLVGIIRTDGEIKQALAKIEEFKARYKNIESDGRREFNPGWHLAIDMRNMLLVSECVAKAALARTESRGGHTRDDFPSMDPKWRGTLLVCRTASDDEVPDVSVTKENQPPMREDLLEIFEIEELGKYFTDEELAQHPGRRTQ
- a CDS encoding succinate dehydrogenase/fumarate reductase iron-sulfur subunit is translated as MSYQANLKVWRGDDEGGGLHDFSVEVNEGEVVLDIIHRLQAEQAPDLAVRWNCKAGKCGSCSAEINGRPRLMCMTRMSTFGEADTITITPLRTFPVIRDLVTDVSFNYEKAREIPAFAPPKDLQPGEYRMAQIDVERSQEFRKCIECFLCQNVCHVVRDHEENKKEFAGPRFLMRIAELSMHPLDTLDRRDMAQEEFGLGYCNITKCCTEVCPEHIKITDNALIPMKERVVDRKYDPVVWLGNKLFGRTK
- a CDS encoding flavin reductase family protein; its protein translation is MSSTNLSPNSLREAFGHFPAGVIAIAAEVAGTRVGLAASTFVPVSLDPPLVSFCVQNTSETWPKLQGAPVLGISVLGESHDVAVRTLAAKTGDRFAGLETVSSLAGAVFVQGTAVWLESAIEQLVPAGDHTIVILRINDITVHDDVPPIVFHRSTFRRLGS
- a CDS encoding acyl-CoA dehydrogenase, translated to MSHYKSNVRDQEFNLFEVLGVDKALGQGEYSDLDADTVREMLGEMARLAEGPLAASFVEGDRNPPVFDPNTHSVTLPEPFKKSVKAFIDGGWDKVGLNEELGGMPMPKTLVWALHEHVLGANPAVWMYAGGAGFAQIVYHLGTEEQKKWAIKAAERGWGSTMVLTEPDAGSDVGAGRTKAVKQDDGSWHIDGVKRFITSADSDDMFENILHLVLARPEGAGPGTKGLSLFIVPKFLFDSKTGAPGERNGVFVTNVEHKMGLKISATCELTFGQHGIPAKGWLVGEVHEGIAQMFDVIEQARMMVGTKAIATLSTGYLNALEYAKERVQGADLTQMTDKAAPRVTITHHPDVRRSLMTQKAYAEGLRALYLYTSTYQDTAVAKAVQGVDADLAVKVNDLMLPIVKGVGSEQAYAKLTESLQTFGGSGFLQDYPIEQYIRDAKIDSLYEGTTAIQAQDFFFRKIIRDKGVALGYVAGQIGEFIKNESGNGRLKTERELLAKALEDVQAMAASMTGYLMAAQEDASSIYKVGLASVRFLMSVGDLVIGWLLQRQAAVAIAALDGGATGADRSFYEGKIAVASFFAKNFLPLLTSTRQVIETIDNEIMELDEAAF
- a CDS encoding acetyl-CoA C-acetyltransferase, whose amino-acid sequence is MASNSHNPRRVAVLGGNRIPFARSDGAYAEASNQDMFTAALDGLVDRFGLAGERLGAVIGGAVVKHSRDFNLMRESVLGSALSPYTPAIDLQQACGTGLQAAIAAADGIAAGRYEVAAAGGGDTTSDAPIGLGDNLRRTLLGLRRARSNVERLRLIGKLPAALGVEIPANGEPRTGLSMGEHAAITAKQMGIKRTDQDALAAASHRNMAAAYDRGFFDDLVTPFLGVYRDNNLRADSSAEKLAKLKPVFGVKNGDATMTAGNSTPLTDGASVALLASEEWAESHSLTPLAYFVDSETAAVDYVNGADGLLMAPTYAVPRLLARNGLSLQDFDFYEIHEAFASVVLAHLQAWESEEYCKERLGLDAALGSIDRSKLNVNGSSLAAGHPFAATGGRIVAQLAKQLAEKKAETGRPVRGLISICAAGGQGVTAILEA